A part of Burkholderiales bacterium genomic DNA contains:
- a CDS encoding EamA family transporter, translated as MKEKETRKAVVVMVFLVIMWGYSWITSKIGLNYASPLDFAAVRVLLGIGALFVFLLWSRARLRPQHFKWIVFIGVVQTSAFIILNTWALSEGGPGKTSVLVFTMPLWVLVFAWPVLGERIHGWQWLAIALAVAGLLLVMQPWDLRTPLLSKTLAVLAGICWAISVVAAKRLHVKEKVDEAAFTFWQMAIGVIPILALDAILDTRPIDWTPAFAAAAIFNGVFATALGWAMWLYVLHRLPAGTTSLSSLGIPVIAAVASWLQLGEKPTRVELIGMLLIGAALAVISWLTIRRHEEPEPLTGQE; from the coding sequence ATGAAAGAAAAAGAAACGCGCAAAGCCGTCGTCGTGATGGTTTTCCTGGTGATCATGTGGGGTTACTCCTGGATCACCTCCAAGATCGGGCTGAACTACGCGAGCCCGCTCGACTTCGCGGCGGTGCGGGTGCTGCTGGGCATCGGCGCCCTGTTTGTCTTCCTGCTCTGGTCCAGGGCACGGCTGCGCCCGCAGCACTTCAAATGGATCGTGTTCATCGGCGTGGTCCAGACCTCGGCCTTCATCATCCTCAACACCTGGGCCCTGTCTGAAGGCGGGCCGGGCAAGACTTCGGTGCTGGTCTTCACCATGCCGCTCTGGGTGCTGGTGTTCGCCTGGCCGGTGCTCGGGGAGCGCATCCACGGCTGGCAGTGGCTGGCGATTGCGCTGGCCGTGGCCGGCCTGCTGCTCGTCATGCAGCCCTGGGACCTGCGCACCCCGCTGCTGTCCAAGACGCTGGCTGTGCTGGCCGGCATCTGCTGGGCGATCAGCGTCGTGGCGGCCAAGCGCCTGCACGTCAAAGAGAAGGTCGACGAGGCCGCGTTCACCTTCTGGCAAATGGCGATCGGCGTGATTCCGATCCTCGCCCTCGACGCGATTCTCGATACCCGGCCCATCGACTGGACGCCGGCCTTCGCGGCCGCCGCCATATTCAATGGTGTGTTTGCCACCGCGCTGGGCTGGGCCATGTGGCTCTACGTGCTGCACCGCTTGCCGGCCGGAACCACCAGCCTGTCCTCGCTCGGCATCCCGGTGATCGCCGCGGTCGCCTCCTGGCTGCAGCTCGGCGAAAAGCCCACCCGGGTGGAACTGATCGGCATGCTGCTGATCGGCGCCGCGCTGGCGGTAATCTCGTGGCTTACCATTCGCCGACACGAGGAACCCGAACCCCTCACGGGGCAGGAGTGA
- a CDS encoding 2-hydroxychromene-2-carboxylate isomerase produces MKNAHWFFDYVSPFSYLQSTRLEELSRHAMLTLRPVLFAALLDAHGQLGPAEIPSKRTFTFRHVLWVARRHAIPMKLPPVHPFNPLPALRLTLALGATNEVVRTIFDFIWREGHDIGDPNEWEDLAQRIGVRDADALIADPGVKDALRRNGEEAISRGVFGVPTLVVDDELFWGFDATESFIDYLQDPEATRARLFEPVSGLAQGAVRRRRIAPS; encoded by the coding sequence ATGAAGAACGCCCACTGGTTTTTCGACTACGTCTCCCCGTTCTCTTATCTGCAATCGACCCGGCTGGAGGAGCTGTCGCGCCATGCCATGCTCACGCTGCGCCCCGTGCTGTTCGCCGCGCTGCTCGATGCGCACGGCCAACTCGGCCCGGCCGAGATTCCCTCCAAGCGCACCTTTACCTTCCGTCACGTGCTGTGGGTCGCGCGCCGCCATGCCATCCCGATGAAACTGCCGCCGGTGCATCCGTTCAATCCGCTGCCCGCACTGCGGCTCACGCTCGCGCTGGGCGCGACGAACGAAGTCGTGCGCACGATCTTCGACTTCATCTGGCGCGAGGGACACGACATCGGCGATCCCAACGAATGGGAAGACCTCGCACAGCGGATCGGAGTGCGCGATGCCGACGCGCTGATCGCCGACCCCGGAGTCAAGGACGCGCTGCGCCGCAACGGCGAGGAAGCGATCTCCCGCGGCGTGTTCGGCGTGCCGACCCTGGTGGTCGACGACGAGCTGTTCTGGGGCTTCGACGCCACCGAGTCCTTCATCGACTACCTTCAGGACCCGGAGGCCACGCGCGCCAGGCTCTTCGAGCCGGTCAGCGGGCTGGCGCAGGGCGCGGTGCGCCGGCGCAGAATCGCTCCGAGCTGA
- a CDS encoding alpha/beta hydrolase has protein sequence MKPSRSTYLSVRGLRYHVREWGEPSAPKLALLHGWMDVSASFQFAVDELQADWHVIAPDWRGFGLSQWARGGYWFPDYLADLDAILEHYCPRAPVNLVGHSMGGNVANLYAGVRPERVAKLVLAEGFGLPPTVPDQAPARLAKWLAEWRDPPGLRAYASFDEVAARLRQNNPRLTEQRARWLAREWAEEKAPGRVELRADPLHKMVNPILYRHEEAMACWKRIAAPTLWILSGGDWVKQFLKDEAVLETYRAAYANRSECRIENAGHMMHHDQPRAFARAIETFLLSETTENAATK, from the coding sequence GTGAAGCCGAGCCGTTCGACCTACCTCTCAGTGCGCGGACTGCGCTACCACGTGCGCGAGTGGGGCGAGCCTTCCGCGCCCAAGCTGGCGCTGCTGCACGGCTGGATGGACGTATCCGCCTCGTTCCAGTTCGCGGTCGACGAGCTGCAAGCCGACTGGCACGTCATTGCGCCCGACTGGCGCGGTTTCGGCCTCAGCCAGTGGGCCCGGGGCGGGTACTGGTTTCCCGACTACCTCGCCGACCTCGACGCGATCCTCGAGCACTACTGCCCGCGGGCGCCGGTCAATCTGGTCGGCCACAGCATGGGCGGCAATGTCGCCAATCTCTACGCCGGCGTTCGCCCCGAGCGCGTGGCGAAACTCGTGCTGGCCGAAGGTTTCGGCCTTCCGCCCACCGTCCCGGACCAGGCCCCGGCGCGCCTGGCGAAGTGGCTCGCAGAATGGCGCGATCCGCCCGGCTTGCGGGCCTACGCTTCGTTCGACGAAGTGGCCGCGCGGCTGCGACAGAACAACCCCAGGCTCACCGAGCAACGCGCGCGCTGGCTCGCGCGCGAATGGGCCGAGGAGAAGGCCCCCGGCCGCGTCGAGCTGCGCGCCGATCCGCTGCACAAGATGGTGAACCCGATCCTCTACCGCCACGAAGAGGCGATGGCCTGCTGGAAGCGCATCGCCGCGCCCACGCTGTGGATACTGAGCGGCGGCGACTGGGTCAAGCAGTTCCTGAAGGACGAAGCCGTGCTCGAGACCTATCGCGCGGCGTACGCCAATCGCTCGGAGTGTAGAATCGAAAACGCCGGGCACATGATGCATCACGACCAGCCGCGGGCCTTCGCTCGCGCCATCGAAACTTTTCTTCTTTCGGAAACGACCGAAAACGCAGCCACCAAGTAG